A single genomic interval of Lathyrus oleraceus cultivar Zhongwan6 chromosome 7, CAAS_Psat_ZW6_1.0, whole genome shotgun sequence harbors:
- the LOC127108419 gene encoding dolichyl-diphosphooligosaccharide--protein glycosyltransferase 48 kDa subunit, with translation MAKLIFLILTLIPILCTSFSPDKPSDRRILVLVDDFAVKSSHSLYFKSLQSRGFDLDFKLADDPKIALQRYGQYLYDGLVLFSPTIERFGGSIDAAAILDFVDSGHDLIVAADNNASDLIREIATECGVDFDEDYTAMVVDHAGYAVSSTEGDHTLIASDDFIKSDVILGSKKIEAPVLFQGIGHSLNPSNRLVLKVLSASPTAFSANPKSKLTSPPSLLGSSISLVSVIQARNNARILISGSLSMFSNRFFNSGVQKAGSPTKHDKSGNEQFLTELSKWVLHERGHLKAVNVKHHKVGETDEPSIYRINDDLEYSVEIYEWSGTTWEPYVADDVQVQFYMMSPYVLKNLANDKKGHYFTSFKVPDVYGVFQFKVEYNRLGYTSLSLAKQIPVRPFRHNEYERFIPAAYPYYGAAFSMMAGFFVFSAVHLYNK, from the exons ATGGCGAAACTCATCTTCCTCATTCTCACTCTCATTCCAATTCTATGCACTTCCTTCTCCCCTGATAAACCCTCAGATCGTCGCATCCTTGTCTTAGTCGATGATTTTGCAGTCAAATCTTCGCATTCTCTTTACTTCAAATCTCTCCAATCTCGCGGTTTCGATCTCGATTTCAAGCTCGCTGATGACCCCAAAATCGCACTCCAGAGATACGGACAGTACCTCTATGATGGCTtagttttgttttccccaacaATTGAAC GTTTTGGTGGATCTATTGATGCTGCTGCTATTTTGGATTTTGTTGATTCGGGTCATGATTTGATAGTTGCTGCTGATAACAATGCGTCTGATTTAATCAGGGAAATTGCTACTGAGTGTGGAGTGGACTTTGATGAG GATTATACTGCTATGGTTGTAGATCATGCTGGATATGCTGTTTCCTCTACTGAAGGGGATCATACGCTGATTGCTAGTGATGATTTTATTAAGTCTGATGTGATCTTGGGAAGCAAAAAAATTGAG GCTCCGGTGCTTTTTCAGGGAATTGGACATTCATTGAATCCTTCTAATAGACTG GTGTTGAAAGTTCTATCAGCATCTCCTACAGCCTTTTCTGCCAACCCAAAATCTAAGTTGACTAGTCCTCCATCACTCCTTGGATCTTCGATCTCATTAGTTTCAGTTATACAG GCAAGAAACAATGCTAGGATATTGATCTCTGGCTCATTGAGCATGTTCAGCAACCG ATTTTTCAATTCAGGCGTGCAGAAGGCAGGCAGTCCAACCAA ACACGACAAGTCAGGTAACGAGCAGTTCTTGACTGAACTTAGCAAATGGGTTTTGCATGAAAGAGGTCACCTCAAG GCGGTGAATGTGAAACACCACAAAGTCGGGGAAACTGATGAGCCATCGATCTACAGGATCAATGATGATTTG GAATACTCTGTTGAAATTTATGAGTGGTCTGGGACAACATGGGAACCTTATGTAGCTGACGATGTTCAAGTTCAATTTTACATGATGAGCCCCTATGTCTTGAAGAATTTAGCAAATGACAAGAAG GGTCATTATTTCACATCGTTTAAGGTTCCTGATGTCTATGGGGTTTTCCAGTTCAAAGTTGAGTATAATAGACTTGGATATACAAGCTTATCTTTAGCAAAACAG ATTCCTGTTCGTCCATTCAGACACAACGAATACGAGAGATTTATCCCAGCCGCCTATCCTTATTATGGAGCAGCATTTTCGATG ATGGCAGGTTTCTTCGTCTTCAGTGCTGTTCATCTTTACAACAAGTAG